In one Flavobacteriales bacterium genomic region, the following are encoded:
- a CDS encoding dihydroorotase codes for MERTLIRDAVVVNEGLSVQADVLLEADRIARVAPEGIGAVPGAREVDAAGRHLLPGAIDDQVHFREPGLTHKEDIAHGSMAAAAGGITSYMEMPNTVPQTLTQELLEEKYRLGAASSVVNYSFYMGCGERNIEEVVRTDPRRVCGLKAFLGSSTGDMVITEEHALDELFRRAHLLLAIHAEDDPLIRQELERRIERYGEDIPIEEHPFIRSAEACYRSSSTAVARAKAFGTRLHVLHISTAKEVGLFEPGPVEGKRITAEACVHHLWFTDADYAAKGSLIKWNPAVKTAADRDAIRRAVDEGRIDVVATDHAPHTLEEKAQRYRQCPSGGPLVQHALPAMLELAREGVFTIEQVVEKLCHAPARLFRIAERGYVREGFKADLVLVDLDAPWTVTRNGLLSKCGWSPFEGQRFHAKVLRTWVNGRQVYADGRVDGDARGERLMFDR; via the coding sequence ATGGAACGCACGCTGATAAGAGATGCGGTCGTAGTGAATGAGGGCCTCTCGGTGCAGGCCGATGTGCTCCTGGAGGCCGATCGGATCGCCAGGGTCGCTCCGGAGGGCATCGGCGCGGTGCCTGGGGCACGGGAGGTGGATGCTGCCGGACGCCACCTGCTGCCGGGCGCCATCGATGACCAGGTCCATTTCCGCGAGCCCGGGCTGACCCACAAGGAGGACATCGCGCACGGCAGCATGGCCGCAGCCGCTGGCGGCATCACCAGCTACATGGAGATGCCCAACACCGTTCCGCAGACCCTCACCCAGGAGCTGCTAGAGGAGAAGTACCGCCTCGGAGCGGCCTCCAGCGTGGTGAACTACTCCTTCTACATGGGCTGCGGCGAGCGCAACATCGAGGAGGTGGTGCGCACCGACCCCCGCCGGGTCTGCGGGCTCAAAGCCTTCCTCGGGAGCAGCACCGGCGACATGGTGATCACCGAGGAGCATGCCCTCGACGAGCTCTTCCGCCGCGCGCACCTGCTGCTCGCCATCCATGCCGAGGATGACCCTCTCATCAGGCAGGAGCTCGAGAGGCGCATCGAACGCTACGGAGAGGACATCCCCATCGAGGAGCATCCGTTCATCCGCAGCGCCGAGGCCTGCTATCGTTCGAGCAGCACTGCGGTGGCGCGGGCGAAGGCCTTCGGTACGCGCCTGCATGTACTGCACATCAGCACGGCGAAGGAGGTAGGGCTCTTCGAACCGGGGCCGGTGGAGGGTAAGCGCATCACGGCTGAGGCCTGTGTCCATCACCTCTGGTTCACCGATGCCGACTACGCCGCGAAGGGCAGCCTGATCAAGTGGAACCCTGCCGTGAAGACAGCAGCCGACCGCGATGCCATCCGCAGGGCCGTGGACGAGGGCCGCATCGATGTGGTGGCCACCGATCATGCGCCTCACACGCTCGAGGAGAAGGCACAGAGGTACCGCCAGTGCCCGAGCGGCGGCCCCCTGGTGCAGCATGCACTGCCGGCGATGCTGGAGTTGGCGCGCGAAGGCGTATTCACCATCGAGCAGGTGGTCGAGAAGCTCTGTCACGCGCCCGCGAGGCTCTTCCGCATCGCCGAGCGGGGCTATGTGCGCGAGGGCTTCAAGGCCGATCTCGTGCTGGTGGACCTCGATGCGCCGTGGACCGTCACGCGCAATGGCCTCCTGAGCAAATGCGGCTGGTCGCCCTTTGAGGGCCAGAGGTTCCATGCGAAGGTCCTGCGCACCTGGGTGAATGGCCGGCAGGTCTACGCCGATGGCCGGGTGGACGGCGATGCGCGCGGAGAGCGGCTCATGTTCGACCGATGA